In Vibrio pomeroyi, the genomic window TAATGGCGGTAATGTCTGTTGATCACATTGGTGGCATGGACAACCTTTACGCTGCGATGGACCCTGCTGCTACAAGCTTTTTAGCAATCGATAAACTGGGCATTCTGCCTGCTGTTTCTTTGGCTGTGGTTATCGGTGTGGGCGTACTGGCAACACCTTCATTCCGTCAGCGTATCTACTCTGGTAAAGATGTTTCAACTATCCGTCGCTCATTCGTCGCTTCTGGTGTGTTGTACCTTTTCTTCTCAATTATTCCAGCAATCATTGGTATGGCTGCACACGCAATCGACCCATCATTGGATAACCCGAACTACTCGTTCCCATACGTAGCTGCAACGGTTCTTCCAGTTGGCGTAGGCATGATTGTTCTTATCGCTGGTCTATCTGCAACTATGTCGAGCGCAAGCTCAGATGCGATTGCCGGTGTATCTATCCTACTGCGTGACGTGTACGTGATGTTCACAGGCCGCGTACCAAACAAAGAATCAATGCTGAATTACTCTCGTCTAGCTTTAGTTGTGGTGATTGGCTTCGCACTATTGTTCGCACTGACGTCAAACGACATCATTGGCTACATCACTAAGATGATTTCAACGGTTATGTCGGGCATGTTTGTGTGCGGTATGTTGGGTAAATTCTGGAAACGCTATAACTGGCAAGGTGCTCTTGCAACGCTAGCGGGTGCTTCTGTAGCTTCATTCGTAGTAATGCTAAACGCTGACTACACAGCCTTCTGGGGCAACCCAGTAATCCCATCATGTCTGTTTGCTCTAACGGCAGGTGTGGTTGTGAGCCTAGTGACTCCGGCTAACCAAGTAACACCTGAAATGGCAAAAGCGATTCTTGATGACGAGCGCGCTCTGATGGAGATGGAAATGTCTGAGACTGGCGTACTTGAAGAAGAAGCGGCACCTCAACGTCCTGCAAATCAAACAAGCTAATCTCAACGCTCCACAGCGAGTTAGTACAAAAAAGTTAGTACAACAAATTGTGGAGTGATTTAGCTAGCTCAGGCTCTGCTTAGCGGCAGGGCCTTCTTCCCCACTTATATCTCTATTTTAGGATCGGCTATGCCTGCATCTTCTCATTTCAATATTGCTTTCTTTGGCGAATGTATGGTCGAAATCAGCGGCTCTCCATTAACCAAAAAGTTTGGCGGTGACACACTTAATACCGCGCTTTACCTTTCTCGCTTAACGCAACATCAAAACCTCTCTGTGCACTATGCGACAGGGCTTGGCAGTGATGAGCTGTCTCAAAATATGATTGATAGCTGGCAGCTAGAAGGTATTCAAACCAATTTCGTAGAACGCATTGCGAACAAGCTTCCTGGACTCTACATGGTCGAAACCGACGAGACTGGTGAACGACACTTTCACTACTGGCGCAACGACGCGGCAGTTAAATCTTACTTTCAAGCTGACGACCTGAATAAGCTTGAAATCGCGCTAACAGAGAAACAAGTCGATGCGGTTTACATCAGCGGTATCAGTATCGCGATTTTAGATGACACCTCACGTGAACGTTTGTTGAAAGCCATTGGCGTATTCTCAAATCAAGGCGGCAAGGTGATTTTTGATAACAACTATCGCCCGCAACTTTGGACGGCTGAACAAGCTCAGCACTGGTACGCCAAGTTACTGCCATTGGTAGACATCGCACTGATTACCGAAGACGACGACTTGTTGGTTTGGGGCAATGGCGAGAGCGTTCAACAACGCTGCCTTCGCTTGGGTTGCCAAGAGATCGTCATCAAACGTGGCTGTGAGCCATGCAAGGTTGTTCAAGTTGAACAAGGCGATGTTGTTGAGAGCTATGTATCAGCGACTCGTGTTTCTAACGTGGTCGACACCTGCGCAGCGGGTGACTCCTTTGCCGCGGGTTATCTGGCGGCGCGTCTTACTGGTGAGAGCACCAATGATGCTGCTGAACTAGGTCACCAACTGGCTTCTACCGTTATTCAATACTCAGGCGCCATCATCCCGGAAAGCGCTATGAATCACTTAATTAAAAAATAGAAAAATAAAGCGAATTTATTATGTCTCAAGAAATGATCAACACACTTAAGCAATTCAAAGTTATTCCTGTTATTCAAATCAACAAGGTGGAACACGCGATTCCACTAGCTAAAGTATTAGTTGAAAACGGCCTGCCAGTGGCAGAAGTGACGTTCCGTACCGAAGCGGCAGCAGATTCGATTCGTGCGATGCGTGATGCTTACCCGGAGATGTGTATCGGCGCGGGTACAGTACTAACACCTGCGCAAATCGACCTTGCTAAAGAGGCGGGCAGTGAGTTCATTGTGGCACCGGGATTGAATCCAAACACAGTAAAACGTTGCCAAGAGATCGGCATGCCAATCGTTCCTGGCGTCAACAACCCAAGCCAAGTAGAGCAAGCGTTGGAGCTAGGCCTTAACTTCTTGAAGTTCTTTCCTGCAGAAGCGTCTGGTGGCATCAACATGGTGAAATCTTTGCTAGCGCCTTACGTTGATGTGTCGCTAATGCCAACGGGCGGTATCGGCAAACACAACGTCAATGATTACCTAGCGATCGATCGCGTAGTCTGTTGCGGTGGCACTTGGATGGTTTCTCCAAAGATGATCGAGAACGAACAGTGGGATGAGATCGCGGTGTTGGTTCGTGAAGCGGTTGAGTTGGTTAGCTAGTCATAAGTTTGTGAGCTCATTCGTTTGTTAACAGGCGAATGAGCTCACGATAAACAACAGCAGTGGCTGAAGGTTCTGTTTTGTGAATTGCCTCCGATAAACAAAACAGAACGTCCGTTATATAGGAAAACTAATAATGAAAAAAACTATATTGTCTCTATTGATTTCAGGTTCAGTAGTGTCCCCAATGGCGTTAGCAATGGCTCCGAATACCGATCTAAATTTAATGCCGTATCCACAGACCGTCGAGCTTCAAGCTGGACAAGTTAAGGTCGACGGTAACTTCAAGGTTTACATCAAAGGCTTTAACTCTGACCGCGTTGAATACACCGCGAAACGCTTTATCGACCGCCTAGAGCGCCAAACTGGCGTGCCGATTTTAAACTGGCAGGTTGATAGTGCAGACGAAGCGAACCTGATCATTGATATCGACGCGGCACCAAAGTCTGAAGTACAGAACATCGACTCTGTAGAGTCCTACAAGATTACCACTCAGGGTGAGCAAATCACGCTGAGCGCACCAAGCCCATATGGCGCTATCCACGGCATCGAAACCCTTTTACAGCTCGTTGAAACCACGGCGACTGGCTACCATATTCCTGCCGTAACGATTGTTGATGAGCCTCGTTTCCGTTGGCGTGGTGTTTCTTACGATACCTCTCGTCACTTTATTGAGTTTGATGTGCTGATTCGTCAGTTAGATGCGATGGCGTCCGCGAAGATGAACGTGTTCCATTGGCACTTCTGGGACGATCAAGGTATCCGTATTCAAACGGAATCTTGGCCGCGTCTGTGGTCTGAAACTGCCGATGGTAATTACTACACCAAAGATCAAGTTCGTTACCTAGTTGAGTATGCTCGTAATCTTGGTATTCGTGTTATTCCTGAAGTCTCCTTGCCGGGTCACTCTTCTGCTGTAGCGCATGCTTACCCACGCTTGATGTCGGGTGGTGAAGGCCAAAGCTACGAACAAGAACGTGGTTGGGGCGTATTTGAGCCATTGATGGATCCACTTAACCCTGAGCTCTATGAAATGCTGGGTGACGTGTTCGACGAAGTGACAGAACTGTTCCCAGATGAGTACTTCCACATCGGTGGTGATGAGCCGAACTATGCCCAGTGGAAAAACAGCGAAAAGCACCAAGAGTTCATTGAAGAGAATAACATTGATGGCGAGCGCGGCTTACAGTCTTACCTCAACGTAAAAGTTGAAAAGATGCTGGAAGAGCGCGGCAAGAAGATGACCGGTTGGGATGAGATTTGGCATAAAGATCTGCCAACTTCTATTGTGATTCAAAGCTGGCAAGGACACGACAGTATCGGTCGTGCGGCGAAAGAGGGCTACCCAGGTATTCTGTCTACCGGTTACTACCTAGATCAACCTCAGCCAACCAGTTACCACTATCGTAATGACCCAATGCCAAGTGGCATCACGGTTGACGATAAGCTGCACAGCGGCGAGAAGTTTGTGACTTACCAATGGCAAAAGCCTCGTTCAAAAGGTAGCCTACGTAAGGGAACACTGACTATTATTGAAGCGAAAGACGGTACTTTCCGCGCGTTCAGTGATTACAACGGCAAGTCTCGTGAAGAGATCTACATCCTTGATTATGTGCCGGGTAAAACCTTTGTTGGCCACTTCGATAACTTCATGTCTTACACCGAGTTTAACTTGAACTTGAATCCAAATGGGTTTGCGGAAGGCAGCTATCAGTTAATTGGTAACGTGCGTTGGCCAACCACAGGTGAAGTGATTGCGAGCAGCGATGTAGAAGGCAGCGTGATTCCTGAGCCAAATGGTGGCTACCCTGCGGAGCTAACCGACAAAGAAAAAGAGTTGATTTTAGGTGGAGAGATCACCATGTGGCTAGAAAACAAAGACAGCCTCACGGTCGAAAACTACCTATGGCCTCGCAGCTATGCAATTGCAGAGCGTTTCTGGTCTGATGCAGAACTGACAGACGAACGTAGCATGTACAAGCGCATGAAAGCGATGGACACATGGTCGGAAATCTCAGTAGGTCTGCGTCACCACGCCGATGCCGATATGTTGCTGAAGCGCATTGCTAGAGGTCAAGACATCCAAGATCTTCGTATTCTTTCAAAGTACACCGAGCCAGCTCAATACTACGCTCGCAACTGGGAAAAGTGGAACTCAACAGAACCTAAGGGCACTTTGTACAGCCAATACGAGCGCCTAAACCGTTTCGTGGATGCGCTGCCAGTAGAAAGCTACGCGGTGTATGAGATGCAAGACTTGGTCAATGAAGTGGCGACAGGCAATCAGCAGGCGCTAGAGCAACTTGCAAAGCATTATCAGCAAGCAAAATCAGCTGCACTAGCGGCGGAAACTGTCTTCGCGGGTAACGTATCTTCGGTAGAGACTGTGGTGGTGGCTGAGAAAACCGTCGAAGTCGCAGACTTGGCGCTTACCTTGATTGCTAAAGCGCAAGCGGGTGAGAAGGTAAGAGAAGCCGATGTGAAAGCCTACCAAGCGATACTGTCTGATTCAGCGAAGATCTATGATGAATCGATCGTCGCGATTGTTCGCCCAACAGAGCTATTGTTGAAGCAGCTAGCTGAGTAAGTCGTTAACGGATTAGCGAATAAGTCACACGCCAATCAGTGAATCAAAACCGCCCTCTGTGGGCGGTTTTTTAGTTTTAGCGACTCGATAGAGTGTGGCGTTAAGTTCTATGTAAGTAATTACTCACTATTGATGTTCTGCAGCGTTAACGTAAATGTCATGCCTTGGTCTGAGTTGTTCTTCGCTATTAAGGTACCTTGCATATCACGCACGTTGTTTGCCGTGATAGCCAACCCGAGCCCCAAGCCTTCGCCCATCTTTTTGTTGGTATGGAAGGGTTCGAAAATGGTTTCGAGTTGATCTTCAGACACACCACAACCGTTATCTTGAACCTTGATGACCACGCGTTGTTGCTCGGTATGAGCACTGATAACAATGGTCGCTGGTTTCTGATTCTGCGTGGCATCGACAGCGTTTCTAAGCAGGTTACCAAGCACTTGTCTAAGTCGCGCTTCTTCTCCCATTACCATCGAAATATTGGAAGCGACACGCACGCGAATATCGACGTTTTCCAGTTCGGCTTGATGAATACGCAGGGTTTCTTGCAGTGCGTCTGTCAGTGAAACTGGGTATGGCTTTTCCAATCTTTGAAAGGCGAACGACTTCAATTGGCTAGTCATGTTAGCCATTCTGTCGATTAGGCTCATGACTAAGTCCATGTTCGCTTTCAACATCTTAGTCTCACCTCTTTCCATCAGTAGCTGGTTACTTGAAAGCAGGGTTTTTAGGCCAGTAAGCGGTTGATTGAGTTCATGAGTAATGGCACTCGACATTCGACCTAATGCGGCAAGTTTGCTTGATTCGACCAACTCTTGCTGTGCATCTTTGAGGTCTTGCGTTCGCTCTTCTACCCGCAGTTGAAGTGTCTTATTGGCTTCCTGAACTGCGATCTCTGCCTTCTTACGTTTACTGATATCAATCACGGTACACAGGTAATAGGTCGTGGCATGCCAAGGAAACGCGCTAATAGAGAACAATACGGGGAAGTAGCTGCCATCGCTGCGTCTTGCCATGGTTTCGACGCTGGTGATCTCGGCCAGTTCTTGGTGTTGATCCAAGTTCTTGAGTAGCTGTAACGTGGTTGAATTCGGATTGCCCGCTTCAAATAACTGCCACGCCTTAATGTTGTTGATCATCGAATCGGACAGGCAGAAGTAGTTCTTCGCCATTAGGTTAATGTCGTGGATGTGGCCGTGTTTATCGATCAGTACAAGCCCAACGTGGGTCTTGTTGATCATTCCTGATAGGCGTTTCTCCGACTCTTCGATAAGCTTTTGGATTCGCAGATTACTGAGTTTTTTCTGGCGTCTTTGGTAGAGAATGACCAGTAATAGCATGATGAAAAGACAGCCCACCGCTACGCTCCAACTTATCCAGCTGGTGGTTTGGTTGAGGCTGGTTAATGGCGTTAGGTAAGTTAATCGCCAGTTGAGGTCGTCTAGCTTGATCGACTGAATCAGATAGTCTTTACCTTGCAGTCGCCACACGCGAATGTGGGTTTGGTCATACAGCTCGCGCTTTGTCGCTGTCGGCTGAGAGTTGAAGGTGTCATTAAACCAGTCAGCACTCAATCGGTTATCACTGGAGAGGAAGAATTGATCACGAGGGTTTTGGAACAGTATCGCTTCACCATCGGCAAACCATTGATCGGTTAACAATGACAAATCGATTTGTACTGCGACAATGCCGACCACATCAGAGGCTCGATAAACGGGTGCGGCAATGAAGTAATCGGGTGTCACGCCTTTGTTTTTTGTCACCACTGAAATCGCACCACCTTGCTGGTGGATCTTAGAAACAATTGTGCTGGCGTTCTTATTGCTCAGTTTGCTTCTTTCGACACTTGATACCAACAAGTCACCTTCGCCAGAAAGCAGATACCAACCCTTGGTATTAGCGGCTTTATCCAATTGAATCAGTTGTTTCTTGATGCGTTTTTCAAGGCGGTCTTCACCATCGATAAAACGCACTGTGGTTTCATCATTGGTGACTAGGTAGGGCAGATAATAGAAGCGCTTAAGGGTTCTCCTGGCTTCGGCAATGTAACCAAGGAAGCGCTGCTCAGCATAGCGCTGGGCTTGTTCGAGTTTCCACTGGCTGATGCCATTTTGGGTGGTGACCTGCACTAAACCAATCAATAAACAGGCACATAGGAATAACCAATATCGATTGTTGTTAATCATGCTTGATTAAATCCTTTTAAAATTAGTGAGTTGCCTATCCAAATTAATGAGATGCGAAGCTTCACCGTTTTATGGCTTGGAAGGTGGAGCGTGGGACAAATCGAAGCTAACAAACATTATTAAACTGTTAAAGGAGTGTTATTCAAAGTGGGAGCTAGCTCCTTTTCGTCTGCTTCTTTTTTACATACCGTGGGCGACATTATTCAGATGTAAGCGGCGGAACCAAACTATGCAGCGTATTGCTTTAATTGAAGATGACGCGATTGTGCGTCAAGCAACCAGCCAATGGTTACAGTTGGCGGGCTTTGATGTCACCGCGTTTGAAGTGGGGCAAGATGCGTTAGATGCTGTCGAGTTGGGTGATTTTCAGACCATTATCACCGATGTTCGCTTACCTGATATTGATGGTGTTGAACTATTAGGGCGCTTTAAAAGTCTTGTGCCAGATGTGCCTGTTATCTTGATCACGGGTCATGGCGATGTCGATATGGCGGTAAAGGCGTTACAGCAAGGCGCGTATGACTTTATTGAAAAGCCATTCGACCCAGAGCGCCTGTCTCAAACGGTATCGGAAGCGGTCGACAAACATCAAAGCGGCCAAGACAGAATCAGCCGCCAAAGTTACCTAGATAACTTGAAGGGCATTGAACAGGTGCTGATTGGTCGAAGTAAGGTGATGTGCGAACTACGAGAGCAAATCCAGAAAGTCGCTTCGATAGATACCAATGTGATTATCTATGGTGAAACGGGTTGTGGTAAGGAGCTGGTCGCCTCTTGCTTACATGAATTCAGCCAACGCAAAACCCATCCTTTTGTGCCGCTTAACTGTGGCGCGATTCCAGAAAATCTGTTTGAAAGCGAGCTGTTTGGTCACGAAGCTGGCGCCTTTACGGGGGCGGCTAAGCGACGCATTGGTAAGCTTGAGTTTGCCGACAAAGGCACCGTGTTCCTTGATGAGATAGAGAGTATGCCGCTGTCGATGCAGGTCAAAGTGCTGCGTACTTTACAAGATAACGTTGTCGAACGCGTGGGGGGAAATCAGCAACAGAACGTCGATCTGCGAGTGGTCTCCGCCTCGAAAAGCGATCTGCTCAATCATCCTGATTTTCGCCAAGATCTTTTTTATCGTTTGAACGTCGCGCAACTGCATTTGCCTCCGCTTAGTGAGCGAGAAGACGATGCTTTGATTCTCTTCGAGCATTTTACCCAAGAAGCGAACAGTGAAACTCGAATCGCCAGCGAGGCGGATCGCTATGCCTTGTTGTCTTATGCGTGGCCGGGCAATGTGCGTGAACTGCGTAATGTTGCGATTCGTTTTGCCTTAGATGAAAGCCTGACCGTTGGCGATATTTTGGCGTGTCGTCCTAACTCAGTAACAGAGTCCACAACGGCAGGTATCCCGTTGGCGGTTCAGGTTCAGAGCTTCGAGCGAAAAGTGATTCATGATGCGCTAGTTCGTTATCAAGGGCGAATCAATGATGTGATGCAAGACTTGGATTTACCTCGTCGAACATTGAATCAAAAGATGGTGCGATATGCTTTAAACAGAAGCGATTATGTCGATTCGTAAATGATGACAAGATTTGAAGTGCGCTCTGAATCAATGAGCAAAAAATGGCTCACCTCATATTTGTCACTTTATAAATATTGATCACATAAATATGACACAGTGTGACCTCACTACCTTTAAACAGATGTTAATGGCTGCTTTGGATAAGCAAAAAATGGCTCATTCATTCGCAGTCAAATAAGCAAAAAATGGCTCATTTAAAGTGGGTTTTGAAATAAAGTTAAATTAAAACAGTAATTTAAAAATTGGCATTGCGCTTGCTATCTAGCGATTGTTGTTAACAAAAATATAACGTGAATAACTCTACATGGAGAGTAACAATGAAATACAACAAGCTAGTTAAAATTTTAGCAATCGCAATGGCCTCTATCGGCCTTATCAGCAACGCCTCAGGTCAAGAAGAGCGTAGCTACATTTTAGCGACGGCTTCAACGGGCGGTACTTACTACCCTGTGGGCGTAGCGTTGGCGACATTGAGTAAAGTTAAGCTTGCGCCAAAGCAGCACTTTTCTTTGGCGGCGATCAGCTCTGCGGGATCTGGTGAGAACGTAAAACTGCTCAATGAAAACGAAGCACAGTTTGCCATTTTACAGGGCTTGTACGGTGCTTGGGCTTGGCAAGGTTTAGGGCCATACGAGAAGTCGGGCAGCCAAACTCAGCTGCGTTCAGTGTCTATGCTGTGGCAAAACGTTGAGCACTTTATTGTGCGTTCTGACCTGACAGAAACGGGTACCATGAGCGACTTAGAAAATCTAAACGGCAAGAAATTCTCTATCGGTAAAAAGAACTCAGGGACAGAGAATTCAGGACGCCAGATCATGCAGGGCCTGTCGGTTAACCCAGAACAATTTAAACTCGCCTTTATGGGTTACGGTGGCAGTGCCAGTGCACTACAGAACGGCACGATTGATGGCATGAACACACCTGCTGGCGTGCCTGTTGGTGCGGTAACACAAGCCTTTGCTGCCTTGGGTGAAGACATTCAAATCCTGTCTTTTACCGATGCGCAGATCAAACAAGCAAATGGCGATTACAACATCTGGACCAAGTACGAGATCCCAGCGAACACTTACCCTGGTGTTGATAAGCCAATCACCACTATCGCACAGCCTAACTTCCTAGCGGTTCGTGAAGACATCTCTGAAGAAGATGTTTACCAACTGACCAAAGCTATCTATGAAAACCTACCTTTCCTACAAGGTATCCACAAAGCAACCAAAGCAATGGCACTCGAGAAAGGGATCGCAGGTTTGCCTGTTCCACTTCACCCGGGCGCTGCACGTTACTACCAAGAAGTGGGCATCGAGCTTCCTTCTGAGTTGATCGTTAACTAACGGTCGGCTGACGGTTTACTTCCGTTAAACAAAGACACCCTTAGTGACTTAATTGCTTGGTGCACGTTCGATCGTGAATGTGTTCGTGCACCTGCTTATTTTATGGATTTTCTCTGCGCATTTCGCTGTGGAGAGCAGGAGTTTTCTATGAGCGATTCGCTGCAGCAGGAACTGAAAAAATTTGAATTGCCGACCCGAACGGATTTTCCGTGGGTGGGCAAAGCGATAACCACCATGGGAGTGATTCTCTCCCTATTACATATTTGGTTTAATACCTTATCGACCTTGCCAGAGCTTTGGATCTCGGCGACTCACTTTGCTGGTTTTGCGATCATTTGTGCGCTCTGGTATCCCGCTCATATCTCGCTGAAAAGGAGCAAGATAGCGCTAGCGGTCGATATCGGAATTGCCTTGGCAGCTCTGGCTTGTCTTATCTACATTCCCTTTGCAGAAGACGCCCTTTATGAGCGAGGCGTGAAGTTCATCGCCAGTGATTGGTTCTTCTCTATTTTGGCGATTGCCATCGTCATTGAGTTGATTCGCCGCACCATGGGCTGGTTTATTCCAGTGCTTATCTTGGTGTGCTTGAGCTACGTGGTGCTCTGGGGACAATGGACTAGTGGCATCTTCCACTTTCCGGGTCTGAGCCTTGAAACACTGCTTTACCGAAGCTTTTACTCATCGGAAGGGATGTTTGGTTCGATCTCGAGAATCAGTTGGACCTTCGTGTTCATGTTCATCCTATTTGGCGCATTCTTAGTACGCTCGGGTGTTGGTGATTACATCATTGATGTGTCTCG contains:
- a CDS encoding ATP-binding protein: MINNNRYWLFLCACLLIGLVQVTTQNGISQWKLEQAQRYAEQRFLGYIAEARRTLKRFYYLPYLVTNDETTVRFIDGEDRLEKRIKKQLIQLDKAANTKGWYLLSGEGDLLVSSVERSKLSNKNASTIVSKIHQQGGAISVVTKNKGVTPDYFIAAPVYRASDVVGIVAVQIDLSLLTDQWFADGEAILFQNPRDQFFLSSDNRLSADWFNDTFNSQPTATKRELYDQTHIRVWRLQGKDYLIQSIKLDDLNWRLTYLTPLTSLNQTTSWISWSVAVGCLFIMLLLVILYQRRQKKLSNLRIQKLIEESEKRLSGMINKTHVGLVLIDKHGHIHDINLMAKNYFCLSDSMINNIKAWQLFEAGNPNSTTLQLLKNLDQHQELAEITSVETMARRSDGSYFPVLFSISAFPWHATTYYLCTVIDISKRKKAEIAVQEANKTLQLRVEERTQDLKDAQQELVESSKLAALGRMSSAITHELNQPLTGLKTLLSSNQLLMERGETKMLKANMDLVMSLIDRMANMTSQLKSFAFQRLEKPYPVSLTDALQETLRIHQAELENVDIRVRVASNISMVMGEEARLRQVLGNLLRNAVDATQNQKPATIVISAHTEQQRVVIKVQDNGCGVSEDQLETIFEPFHTNKKMGEGLGLGLAITANNVRDMQGTLIAKNNSDQGMTFTLTLQNINSE
- a CDS encoding sodium:solute symporter family protein; amino-acid sequence: MNSTLFLTGFGVYVCFLIWLGWFVSRNQKSGEDFLLGGRGLPLFLVLGTTVATMVGTGSSMGAVGFGYANGWAGALYGIGGAVGILLLALWFAPVRKLNFMTMSEELAYYVGANRIVKNVVGLLIFIASIGWLGAHILGGGMYLAWIADIDLNLAKIIIAAAFTIYVVIGGYTAVVWTDTIQAIILFAGFILMAVMSVDHIGGMDNLYAAMDPAATSFLAIDKLGILPAVSLAVVIGVGVLATPSFRQRIYSGKDVSTIRRSFVASGVLYLFFSIIPAIIGMAAHAIDPSLDNPNYSFPYVAATVLPVGVGMIVLIAGLSATMSSASSDAIAGVSILLRDVYVMFTGRVPNKESMLNYSRLALVVVIGFALLFALTSNDIIGYITKMISTVMSGMFVCGMLGKFWKRYNWQGALATLAGASVASFVVMLNADYTAFWGNPVIPSCLFALTAGVVVSLVTPANQVTPEMAKAILDDERALMEMEMSETGVLEEEAAPQRPANQTS
- a CDS encoding bifunctional 4-hydroxy-2-oxoglutarate aldolase/2-dehydro-3-deoxy-phosphogluconate aldolase codes for the protein MSQEMINTLKQFKVIPVIQINKVEHAIPLAKVLVENGLPVAEVTFRTEAAADSIRAMRDAYPEMCIGAGTVLTPAQIDLAKEAGSEFIVAPGLNPNTVKRCQEIGMPIVPGVNNPSQVEQALELGLNFLKFFPAEASGGINMVKSLLAPYVDVSLMPTGGIGKHNVNDYLAIDRVVCCGGTWMVSPKMIENEQWDEIAVLVREAVELVS
- a CDS encoding sigma-54-dependent transcriptional regulator, which gives rise to MQRIALIEDDAIVRQATSQWLQLAGFDVTAFEVGQDALDAVELGDFQTIITDVRLPDIDGVELLGRFKSLVPDVPVILITGHGDVDMAVKALQQGAYDFIEKPFDPERLSQTVSEAVDKHQSGQDRISRQSYLDNLKGIEQVLIGRSKVMCELREQIQKVASIDTNVIIYGETGCGKELVASCLHEFSQRKTHPFVPLNCGAIPENLFESELFGHEAGAFTGAAKRRIGKLEFADKGTVFLDEIESMPLSMQVKVLRTLQDNVVERVGGNQQQNVDLRVVSASKSDLLNHPDFRQDLFYRLNVAQLHLPPLSEREDDALILFEHFTQEANSETRIASEADRYALLSYAWPGNVRELRNVAIRFALDESLTVGDILACRPNSVTESTTAGIPLAVQVQSFERKVIHDALVRYQGRINDVMQDLDLPRRTLNQKMVRYALNRSDYVDS
- a CDS encoding TAXI family TRAP transporter solute-binding subunit codes for the protein MKYNKLVKILAIAMASIGLISNASGQEERSYILATASTGGTYYPVGVALATLSKVKLAPKQHFSLAAISSAGSGENVKLLNENEAQFAILQGLYGAWAWQGLGPYEKSGSQTQLRSVSMLWQNVEHFIVRSDLTETGTMSDLENLNGKKFSIGKKNSGTENSGRQIMQGLSVNPEQFKLAFMGYGGSASALQNGTIDGMNTPAGVPVGAVTQAFAALGEDIQILSFTDAQIKQANGDYNIWTKYEIPANTYPGVDKPITTIAQPNFLAVREDISEEDVYQLTKAIYENLPFLQGIHKATKAMALEKGIAGLPVPLHPGAARYYQEVGIELPSELIVN
- a CDS encoding sugar kinase, with the protein product MPASSHFNIAFFGECMVEISGSPLTKKFGGDTLNTALYLSRLTQHQNLSVHYATGLGSDELSQNMIDSWQLEGIQTNFVERIANKLPGLYMVETDETGERHFHYWRNDAAVKSYFQADDLNKLEIALTEKQVDAVYISGISIAILDDTSRERLLKAIGVFSNQGGKVIFDNNYRPQLWTAEQAQHWYAKLLPLVDIALITEDDDLLVWGNGESVQQRCLRLGCQEIVIKRGCEPCKVVQVEQGDVVESYVSATRVSNVVDTCAAGDSFAAGYLAARLTGESTNDAAELGHQLASTVIQYSGAIIPESAMNHLIKK
- a CDS encoding beta-N-acetylhexosaminidase: MKKTILSLLISGSVVSPMALAMAPNTDLNLMPYPQTVELQAGQVKVDGNFKVYIKGFNSDRVEYTAKRFIDRLERQTGVPILNWQVDSADEANLIIDIDAAPKSEVQNIDSVESYKITTQGEQITLSAPSPYGAIHGIETLLQLVETTATGYHIPAVTIVDEPRFRWRGVSYDTSRHFIEFDVLIRQLDAMASAKMNVFHWHFWDDQGIRIQTESWPRLWSETADGNYYTKDQVRYLVEYARNLGIRVIPEVSLPGHSSAVAHAYPRLMSGGEGQSYEQERGWGVFEPLMDPLNPELYEMLGDVFDEVTELFPDEYFHIGGDEPNYAQWKNSEKHQEFIEENNIDGERGLQSYLNVKVEKMLEERGKKMTGWDEIWHKDLPTSIVIQSWQGHDSIGRAAKEGYPGILSTGYYLDQPQPTSYHYRNDPMPSGITVDDKLHSGEKFVTYQWQKPRSKGSLRKGTLTIIEAKDGTFRAFSDYNGKSREEIYILDYVPGKTFVGHFDNFMSYTEFNLNLNPNGFAEGSYQLIGNVRWPTTGEVIASSDVEGSVIPEPNGGYPAELTDKEKELILGGEITMWLENKDSLTVENYLWPRSYAIAERFWSDAELTDERSMYKRMKAMDTWSEISVGLRHHADADMLLKRIARGQDIQDLRILSKYTEPAQYYARNWEKWNSTEPKGTLYSQYERLNRFVDALPVESYAVYEMQDLVNEVATGNQQALEQLAKHYQQAKSAALAAETVFAGNVSSVETVVVAEKTVEVADLALTLIAKAQAGEKVREADVKAYQAILSDSAKIYDESIVAIVRPTELLLKQLAE